The following proteins are encoded in a genomic region of Drosophila willistoni isolate 14030-0811.24 chromosome 3R, UCI_dwil_1.1, whole genome shotgun sequence:
- the LOC6651346 gene encoding 39S ribosomal protein L32, mitochondrial, with translation MSKNLFLSITNFVKTIERLLLPHGGPPPAFALAGLDHQSHPQIERSANPLSPGFSLNELLGNGMLWAVPKHRRSVEKRLNRKFGYPEYTWKLLKEKRNLRSCVQCGHDHELGVLCPHCYNKVRQETQLMQDKIQEQLGLDPVEKEVIVLYEGEKAEEQADALENKRIVEMPKPRPMWFTKNLLQKSTQQTSETKEVKPSDLG, from the exons ATGTCGAAAAActtatttttatcaattacaAACTTTGTGAAAACTATTGAGCGACTTCTGCTTCCCCATGGCGGACCGCCACCAG CTTTTGCCCTTGCCGGCTTGGACCACCAGTCGCATCCGCAAATCGAGAGGAGTGCCAATCCTCTTTCCCCAGGCTTTAGTCTAAATGAACTTCTGGGAAATGGTATGCTTTGGGCCGTACCCAAGCATCGGCGCTCTGTGGAGAAGCGGTTAAATCGAAAATTTGGTTACCCAGAGTATACTTGGAAGCTACTTAAAGAAAAGAGGAATCTACGGTCTTGCGTACAATGCGGACATGATCATGAATTGGGAGTTCTGTGTC CTCACTGTTATAATAAGGTGCGTCAAGAAACCCAACTTATGCAGGATAAAATTCAAGAGCAGCTTGGACTGGATCCCGTAGAGAAAGAGGTTATTGTCTTATACGAAGGTGAGAAGGCTGAAGAGCAAGCCGATGCGCTGGAAAATAAACGGATAGTTGAGATGCCAAAGCCTCGTCCCATGTGGTTCACAAAGAATCTGCTGCAGAAATCCACCCAACAGACATCAGAAACCAAAGAGGTTAAACCATCTGATTTGGGTTAA
- the LOC6651347 gene encoding methionyl-tRNA formyltransferase, mitochondrial has protein sequence MFYSKSLANSLFKYKRKVLTHVWPSVKRFESTCPPPKILFFGTDHFSLPSLKALHKNGSHQLGVVTSFKSPANCVRVFAEQANLPLQSWPIETSHCLDYDLGVVVSFGHLIPVHLIQAFPKGMINVHASLLPLWRGAAPIIYAIMNKDAQTGVSIMKIEPHHFDIGAILAQREMAIKSDILMPELHEKLAHLGADLLVDTVNNLQQRLANARLQDNKNSSYAPKITNKIAEVSWAALNAEDIYTRYRALYGFKNLTTSFHGKQIQLIELRLPKKQDERVQLKPGCLSYQRPLKSLLIGCANNSQVEVLQLRVEGRKCMSAQDFNNGFLRQTKSLQFMENKQIAC, from the exons ATGTTTTATAGTAAAAGTTTAGCCAATAGTTTGTTTAAATATAAGAGAAAAGTGTTAACCCATGTCTGGCCAAGCGTCAAACGTTTTGAATCAACCTGCCCGCCGCccaaaattctattttttggCACGGATCATTTTTCATTACCCAGTCTAAAGGCTCTTCACAAGAATGGCAG CCACCAGCTGGGTGTGGTCACATCCTTTAAAAGTCCAGCCAACTGTGTGCGAGTGTTTGCGGAACAAGCAAACCTTCCTCTTCAGAGTTGGCCCATTGAGACTTCCCATTGTTTGGATTATGACTTGGGTGTAGTGGTTTCTTTTGGCCATTTAATACCAGTCCATCTGATTCAAGCCTTTCCCAAGGGCATGATCAATGTCCATGCCAGTCTTTTGCCTCTTTGGAGGGGAGCAGCACCAATTATATATGCCATCATGAATAAAGATGCACAAACAGGAGTTTCGATAATGAAAATAGAGCCACATCATTTTGATATTGGAGCA ATTTTAGCTCAACGTGAAATGGCAATTAAAAGTGACATTCTCATGCCCGAATTGCATGAGAAACTGGCGCATTTAGGAGCTGATTTATTGGTGGATACTGTTAACAATTTGCAACAACGACTGGCGAATGCTCGCCTTCAGGACAATAAAAATTCTAGTTATG ctcCCAAGATAACCAACAAAATCGCAGAGGTTTCCTGGGCAGCACTTAACGCCGAAGACATTTATACTCGATATCGGGCTCTTTATGGCTTTAAGAACCTAACGACTAGTTTTCATGGAAAGCAAATTCAATTGATTGAGCTTCGTCTGCCAAAAAAACAAGATGAAAGGGTTCAATTGAAACCAGGTTGCCTAAGCTATCAACGTCCCCTTAAATCCCTGCTAATAGGCTGTGCCAACAACTCCCAAGTGGAGGTACTGCAGCTACGTGTGGAGGGCAGGAAATGCATGTCTGCCCAGGATTTTAACAATGGATTTTTGAGACAAACAAAGAGTTTACAATTTAtggaaaataaacaaattgccTGTTAA
- the LOC6651350 gene encoding platelet binding protein GspB, whose translation MVDSVQCPVCTLYLHAGMNLSDHLETHPKEQVIKALVQMTIVGNAGNGNGMGSALAAAMLATSSGETATTSSAMADVKPSTKTLAIAKGSSSNSTASSSAATAATSQSTLPPPPLSSSVTGGAGVSTNKLNNPPIKATLKSAPPMPSTPTTEATSAKPSAPTTIYQPPLAPTEYGYDQQQQPPQPAPQQHGFPRGATATLVIPQVPQQHFLASQQQQQTLFGHQTQQTQAQPGLKYGTYGNTSLPPPPPLQIFTQQQQQGATQSQSHQKPPPAYGAAISQIRSQHNQNKQQQQQHHHHLNMHHNVTLAPPTNTNTNATTNGAGKQQASKVLTEVFLNPPPPPPPPSQLPASGQAQHHQHHHHHQHHPHQHHQQQQQQQTHQVLLAASCSSSSSSSSIRGNRQTNSPFGALLNAAAAVACAASSSSPSPSVLRYAESPVAHYLERENGDFIVQETPKHIVECVETEDGEFSVIERIYQSPPSVLHIHDEDEDEDDENLGGNADANEDEEDYVDNVRKEEEDLTETSDHHVDHDGDDEREESSRSRNLSKTTTKKSRKSKPKRTAKQLQRTTEEEFMSLSSGEESESETAERREQKKLETSQPPLCTAPSTSTAAAAAAVPSTATASAAGSSSMTEGNSTSTKSKKNRITVLSDVPLNMNEYLDLMGNIVASSRIGQARPFAAVAPIPLVKVEKEEPLDDYDNESVAEEPQVEQKPSLGTTSVIRMASTTTATTTTSGSSSLTTAEDLTQPPLMKIEVEATTLLAPRFSAPAPTTTQRGPKKLVIKPKATSATITTKKTDTHTLLDSQPSSSSTSSSSSTTSSSNQIISNGNANPVAPVPSEMMQIKSENLEPPSTSSNSILEKHLTKRKHSTVNDDDARVLLEFANSKQSPTLSGGAAANTTFVVNAAVSSFPSAGSVFASSSSTPAANQIAPNPADEYILPDNNLEVDEIVISSSSSYAASCASQQLQNQSQVQTQTQASTSIHDFNFLYHQNTTQTTAATSTAGGNAYFTPFARQQQQPHHHHHHHGTTSEATNAATLASSSSNSSALDHDSMNATFRVTKTQSSHSHSWYHPVQQQSTAQTSTAATAGSGGGSASDLAQPTNFNAALAAVDCCSVAVDGGDVKAYLDLDACKREQLSNSSNLPSVSASTTSSSFAGAGTESSLVGGLNIRTDEKMPAKGEISEQESNCDIENSWSQSMYGDISQRYFRNQFSAGYNTDWRQDYYPAQDLSSAQQREQKRFDFNAVVDEEASSLSRKSLPIPTASTSSSISSALLAGPPIASTSRAAAEAAAEAAAAVAAMAQQRKPPPRRKIYKCPHCEAIFEKLKERNAHMISDHNYVRKNRRLICTQPLVSASSSSMLPPQSQQQTQHQPMLHQPDLGLLQEDSKDGIVKIKQEQCQDKHEAEQQLLDHAELADMKDAELLGHAAGLDGDIKPPGVGGDMDNKLTIPPLAMTTPAAKLAALYRMLMAYNESKLGQDRNISELEQNAMEKSIFLCYVCRTDFPTVKLYDAHLTEHPAECFTCGKKFYRWKNFSLHLKRHLGWKEFGCCVCDKKFVVRSALVEHMRMHTGQTPLKCKICGKKFKRYSNLTQHRKRHTKMMVRKKEYVCHCGEVLPSKARFLWHKETHDLKPKCCPYCCDRFVHANSLRRHIRLAHSDKFDYAEPMECPMCKQIFAKTSIKAHMATHSTDPQYDCAICNKSFSTKWNLKIHSWVHANRTAKPFKCEYCPKAFVRELDFKNHINAHKQIKPYTCEYCGCKFIRKYNYMRHRREHHGNKMFTCDQCDKSFHRHYYLIEHRRIHTGERPFHCTICGKSSTTKTNHNKHLKIHHSRDPFTVEV comes from the exons ATGGTGGACAGCGTGCAGTGCCCCGTGTGCACTTTGTATCTGCATGCGGGCATGAATCTGTCCGATCATTTGGAGACACATCCCAAGGAGCAGGTCATTAAGGCTTTGGTGCAAATGACCATTGTTGGTAATGCTGGGAATGGCAATGGCATGGGTAGTGCTCTGGCGGCAGCCATGCTTGCCACATCCAGTGGCGAGACGGCAACGACCTCATCCGCCATGGCAGATGTTAAACCATCCACGAAGACGTTGGCAATAGCAAAAGGCTCCTCCTCCAACTCTACCGCTTCGTCGTCGGCAGCGACTGCAGCAACGTCTCAGTCAACGCTGCCACCACCTCCGCTATCGTCCTCCGTCACTGGCGGCGCCGGCGTCTCCactaacaaattaaataatccACCGATTAAAGCAACACTGAAAAGCGCTCCGCCCATGCCCTCGACTCCAACGACTGAGGCGACATCAGCCAAACCCTCTGCACCCACCACAATATATCAGCCTCCATTGGCCCCAACGGAGTATGGCTAtgatcagcagcagcagccaccacAACCAGCCCCACAGCAACATGGTTTTCCCCGTGGAGCCACTGCCACCTTGGTTATACCACAAGTGCCGCAGCAACATTTTCTGGCcagccaacagcaacaacagacCCTTTTTGGCCATCAGACCCAGCAGACGCAGGCGCAGCCGGGACTTAAATATGGAACCTATGGCAATACCTCGctgccaccgccaccgccctTGCAG ATCTTCacccagcagcaacagcagggAGCAACGCAGTCTCAATCACATCAAAAACCCCCACCCGCCTATGGAGCAGCCATCAGTCAAATTCGATCTCAGCACAACCAAaacaaacagcagcagcagcagcaccatcaTCATCTTAATATGCACCACAATGTAACCTTGGCACCACCGACCAACACGAACACCAACGCAACCACCAATGGAGCTGGCAAACAGCAGGCTAGCAAAGTTCTTACGGAAGTATTTCTGAATCCACCTcctccgccgccgccgccgtcgCAGCTGCCAGCCTCTGGACAAGCACAGCATCACCAACACcatcaccaccaccagcaTCATCCTCACCAGcaccatcagcagcaacagcaacaacaaacacatcaAGTCCTGTTGGCAGCCAGTTGCTCATCTTCCTCGTCGTCTTCATCGATTCGGGGGAATCGGCAAACGAATTCACCATTCGGAGCTCTCCTCAATGCAGCTGCTGCCGTGGCCTGCGCCGCTTCCTCATCATCGCCATCGCCGTCGGTTTTGCGATATGCCGAGTCGCCAGTTGCCCATTATTTGGAGCGGGAAAATGGTGATTTTATTGTCCAAGAGACGCCCAAGCACATTGTGGAATGCGTGGAGACGGAAGATGGTGAATTCTCAGTCATTGAACGTATATATCAATCGCCACCAAGTGTCCTGCATATCCACGACGAGGATGAAGACGAAGATGACGAGAATCTTGGTGGAAATGCCGACGCCAATGAGGATGAGGAAGATTATGTTGATAACGTTAgaaaagaggaagaggatTTGACAGAAACATCCGATCATCATGTGGATCATGATGGTGACGATGAACGGGAGGAGAGTAGTCGTAGTCGAAATCTAAGCAAAACCACAACGAAAAAGTCACGTAAATCCAAACCCAAACGAACTGCCAAGCAATTGCAGAGAACCACAGAGGAAGAGTTCATGAGCTTAAGCAGCGGGGAGGAGAGCGAGTCGGAAACCGCCGAGAGGCGAGAGCAAAAGAAATTGGAGACGTCTCAGCCGCCTCTCTGTACGGCTCCTTCCACGAGCACTgcggcagctgcagcagcagttcCTTCAACCGCtactgcttctgctgctggctCCTCTAGCATGACTGAAGGCAATTCCACTTCCACCAAGTCGAAAAAGAATCGGATTACAGTGCTCAGCGATGTTCCTCTTAATATGAACGAGTATCTTGATCTAATGGGCAACATTGTGGCCTCCAGTCGCATTGGGCAAGCTCGTCCATTTGCCGCTGTGGCTCCCATACCCCTGGTGAAGGTGGAAAAGGAAGAGCCCCTGGATGACTATGACAATGAGAGTGTGGCGGAAGAACCTCAAGTGGAGCAGAAACCTAGCTTGGGCACCACCAGCGTAATCCGTATGGCTagcaccaccaccgccaccactaCCACCAGCGGCAGCAGTAGCCTAACAACTGCCGAAGATCTCACCCAGCCACCGCTTATGAAGATTGAGGTGGAGGCGACAACATTGTTGGCACCCCGCTTCTCGGCACCAGCACCGACCACCACACAGCGTGGTCCCAAAAAGCTGGTCATCAAACCAAAGGCCACCTCGGCCACGATAACAACGAAAAAGACTGACACCCACACACTCCTCGATTCCCAaccatcgtcatcatcaacatcatcatcatcatcaacgaCATCATCTTCCAACCAAATCATATCAAACGGAAATGCTAATCCAGTTGCTCCTGTCCCCTCGGAGATGATGCAAATCAAGAGCGAGAATCTAGAGCCACCATCAACGAGTAGCAATAGCATATTGGAGAAGCATCTGACCAAGCGGAAGCATTCGACTgtcaatgatgatgatgcccgGGTACTGCTCGAATTTGCCAATTCCAAACAGTCGCCGACTTTGTCCGGTGGAGCTGCTGCGAATACAACATTTGTGGTAAACGCTGCGGTTTCCAGTTTCCCTTCTGCCGGATCTGTGTttgccagcagcagcagtacgCCAGCAGCTAACCAGATTGCTCCCAATCCGGCCGATGAATACATCCTGCCGGACAATAATCTAGAGGTGGACGAAATTGTGATATCCTCCTCGTCTTCCTATGCCGCCTCATGCGCGTCCCAACAACTGCAGAACCAATCCCAGGTGCAGACCCAGACGCAGGCTTCCACCTCGATACATGATTTCAACTTTCTGTATCATCAGAACACAACACAGACCACAGCGGCCACATCAACGGCAGGGGGTAATGCCTATTTCACCCCCTTTGccaggcaacagcagcaaccacatcatcatcatcatcatcatggaaCCACTAGTGAGGCCACCAATGCTGCCACTTTGGCCTCTTCTTCAAGCAATTCCTCGGCATTAGATCATGATTCAATGAATGCCACTTTCCGTGTAACAAAGACCCAATCCTCGCACTCGCACTCGTGGTATCATCCCGTGCAGCAGCAATCGACGGCGCAGACATCGACGGCGGCAACAGCAGGATCCGGAGGAGGCTCTGCTTCTGATCTGGCCCAGCCCACCAATTTCAATGCAGCTTTGGCTGCGGTGGACTGCTGCAGCGTTGCTGTCGATGGCGGAGATGTAAAGGCTTATCTGGATCTCGATGCCTGCAAGCGGGAACAGttgagcaacagcagcaatttGCCATCAGTTTCCGCATCGACGACATCGTCATCCTTTGCTGGTGCTGGCACAGAGAGCAGCTTGGTGGGAGGTCTTAATATACGCACCGATGAGAAAATGCCCGCCAAGGGTGAGATCTCTGAGCAGGAGAGCAACTGTGACATTGAAAACTCATGGAGTCAATCG atgTACGGTGACATATCACAGCGTTACTTTAGAAATCAATTCTCTGCCGGTTATAATACAGACTGGCGACAGGACTACTATCCAGCTCAGGATCTCAGCAGCGCCCAGCAACGGGAGCAAAAGCG ATTCGATTTTAACGCAGTCGTCGACGAGGAGGCTTCGTCTTTATCGAGGAAGAGTTTACCCATACCCACCGCTTCCACCTCATCCTCAATATCCTCGGCTTTGCTGGCTGGTCCACCAATAGCCTCCACCTCCAGGGCGGCAGCTGAGGCAGCCGCCGAAGCCGCAGCGGCAGTGGCCGCAATGGCCCAGCAACGTAAACCGCCGCCGCGTCGCAAGATCTACAAGTGTCCCCACTGTGAAGCTATCTTCGAGAAACTCAAGGAACGCAATGCGCACATGATTAGCGACCACAACTATGTGCGTAAGAATCGTCGCTTGATTTGCACTCAGCCGTTGGTCAGCGCATCGTCGTCGAGCATGTTGCCGCCACAGTCCCAGCAGCAGACACAGCACCAGCCGATGTTGCATCAGCCGGATCTTGGACTCCTGCAGGAAGATTCGAAAGATGGCATTGTTAAGATCAAGCAGGAGCAGTGTCAGGATAAGCACGAAGCCGAGCAGCAGTTGCTGGACCATGCCGAATTGGCGGACATGAAGGACGCCGAACTGCTAGGTCATGCTGCTGGCTTGGATGGCGACATAAAGCCACCTGGCGTTGGTGGTGATATGGATAATAAGCTAACCATACCACCCTTGGCAATGACTACGCCTGCTGCCAAATTGGCAGCCCTCTATCGCATGCTGATGGCCTACAACGAATCCAAGCTCGGTCAGGACCGCAATATTAGCGAACTGGAGCAGAATGCCATGGAGAAGTCCATCTTTCTGTGCTATGTTTGCCGTACCGATTTCCCCACCGTCAAATTGTACGATGCCCATCTCACAGAACATCCTGCCGAATGTTTCACCTGCGGCAAGAAGTTCTATCGATGGAAGAACTTTTCGCTCCATCTAAAGCGACACTTAGGCTGGAAAGAGTTTGGTTGTTGCGTCTGTGACAAGAAGTTTGTAGTGCGCAGTGCTCTAGTGGAGCACATGCGGATGCATACAGGCCAGACACCGCTCAAGTGCAAAATTTGCG GCAAGAAATTTAAGCGCTACTCCAATTTGACGCAACATCGTAAACGTCACACCAAAATGATGGTTCGCAAGAAGGAATACGTTTGCCATTGCGGTGAGGTTTTGCCATCCAAGGCTCGATTCCTGTGGCACAAGGAGACCCACGATTTGAAACCGAAATGCTGTCCCTACTGTTGCGATCGATTCGTGCATGCCAATTCCCTGCGACGCCACATACGGCTGGCCCATTCGGACAAGTTTGACTATGCCGAGCCCATGGAGTGCCCCATGTGTAAGCAAATCTTTGCCAAGACCTCAATCAAGGCTCACATGGCCACACATTCAACAGATCCGCAATACGACTGCGCCATCTGCAACAAGAGCTTCTCCACCAAATGGAATCTTAAGATCCATTCATGGGTCCACGCCAATCGCACGGCCAAGCCCTTCAAGTGCGAGTACTGTCCCAAGGCGTTTGTCCGTGAACTGGACTTTAAGAATCACATCAATGCCCACAAACAGATCAAACCGTACACGTGCGAGTATTGCGGCTGCAAGTTCATACGGAAATACAACTATATGAGGCATCGGCGTGAGCATCATGGCAACAAGATGTTCACCTGTGATCAGTGTGACAAATCCTTCCATCGGCATTACTATTTGATCGAGCATCGTCGCATTCACACTGGTGAACGGCCATTCCATTGCACCATTTGCGGCAAGAGCTcgacaacaaaaaccaatcaCAACAAACATCTGAAGATCCATCACTCGCGCGATCCTTTCACCGTTGAGGTCTAG
- the LOC6651349 gene encoding cleavage and polyadenylation specificity factor 73, producing the protein MSQPGNDARVPDEESDLLQIKPLGAGQEVGRSCIMLEFKGKKIMLDCGIHPGLSGMDALPYVDLIEADEIDLLFISHFHIDHCGALPWFLMKTSFKGRCFMTHATKAIYRWMLSDFIKISNISTDQMLYTEADLEASMEKIETINFHEERDVMGVRFCAYNAGHVLGAAMFMIEIAGIKILYTGDFSRQEDRHLMAAEVPPTKPDVLITESTYGTHIHEKREDRESRFTSLVQKTVMQGGRCLIPVFALGRAQELLLILDEFWSQNPDLHEIPIYYASSLAKKCMAVYQTYINAMNDRIRRQIAVNNPFVFRHISNLKGIDHFEDIGPCVIMASPGMMQSGLSRELFESWCTDPKNGVIVAGYCVEGTLAKTILSEPEEITTLSGQKLPLNMSVDYISFSAHTDYQQTSEFIRMLRPNHVVLVHGEQNEMSRLKLALQREYEADATTDIKFYNPRNTHAVDLYFRGEKTAKVMGHLAANKPELASKLSGVLVKRDFKYHLLAPSDLGKYTDMSMSVVTQRQSIPWGSSLTTLQLLLDRIGAGCVVVVEPERKLRVFNCVELTVEQKIIIVEWQATHVNDVYADAVLACIMQSELGGTNLKGASNQTKSENSRFRECLIETLQDTFGDNCVPKLFKGDVLPVTVSGKRAEINLESLVVQCTEDDVLRQMLNTTVQKLHQTLVSAL; encoded by the exons ATGTCGCAGCCAGGAAACGATGCTCGAGTCCCAGATGAAGAAAGTGACCTTTTGCAGATCAAGCCGCT TGGTGCCGGTCAAGAAGTGGGTCGATCCTGTATTATGCTTGAATTTAAAGGCAAAAAGATAATGCTGGATTGCGGAATACATCCTGGCTTGTCCGGAATGGATGCCTTGCCCTATGTAGATCTGATAGAGGCTGATGAAATCGATTTGCTATTCATATCACA TTTCCATATAGATCATTGTGGAGCATTGCCTTGGTTTCTGATGAAAACCAGCTTCAAGGGACGTTGCTTTATGACACATGCCACCAAGGCCATCTATCGCTGGATGCTGTCAgatttcattaaaatcagCAACATATCTACGGATCAAATGCTGTATACTGAAGCCGATTTGGAGGCCTCAATGGAAAAGATTGAGACCATAAATTTCCACGAAGAGCGTGATGTGATGGGCGTTCGTTTTTGTGCCTACAACGCTGGCCATGTCCTGGGCGCTGCAATGTTTATGATTGAGATTGCCGGCATCAAAATCCTTTACACAGGTGACTTCTCACGTCAAGAGGATCGCCATTTAATGGCTGCCGAGGTCCCGCCAACGAAACCCGATGTCCTAATCACTGAATCTACCTATGGCACGCACATACACGAGAAACGCGAAGACCGGGAGAGCCGCTTTACATCTCTGGTGCAGAAGACGGTGATGCAGGGTGGCCGTTGCCTGATTCCAGTCTTTGCCTTGGGCCGTGCCCAGGAGTTATTGTTGATATTGGATGAGTTTTGGTCACAGAATCCCGACTTGCACGAAATACCCATCTACTATGCCTCGTCACTGGCCAAGAAGTGCATGGCCGTCTATCAGACGTACATAAATGCTATGAATGACCGTATCCGACGGCAGATAGCTGTCAATAATCCTTTTGTCTTTCGCCACATCTCAAATTTAAAAGGCATTGACCATTTTGAAGACATTGGGCCATGTGTAATCATGGCTTCGCCGGGTATGATGCAATCCGGCTTGTCGCGTGAACTCTTTGAGAGTTGGTGTACAGATCCTAAGAATGGAGTGATCGTGGCGGGTTACTGTGTGGAGGGAACTCTTGCCAAGACTATACTATCAGAGCCGGAAGAAATTACCACTTTATCGGGACAAAAGTTGCCGCTAAACATGTCTGTTGATTATATATCCTTCTCAGCCCATACGGACTACCAGCAGACCAGCGAGTTCATCCGCATGCTGCGTCCCAATCATGTAGTCCTGGTCCATGGTGAGCAAAACGAAATGTCACGTTTAAAGCTAGCCTTGCAGCGGGAATACGAGGCGGACGCCACCACAGATATAAAATTCTACAATCCACGCAATACCCATGCCGTGGATCTGTATTTCCGGGGCGAAAAGACAGCCAAAGTGATGGGCCACCTGGCAGCGAATAAGCCAGAACTAGCCAGTAAACTATCTGGAGTGCTGGTCAAGCGTGATTTCAAGTATCATCTGCTCGCTCCCTCGGATCTTGGCA AATATACTGACATGAGCATGTCTGTGGTGACTCAACGCCAGTCCATACCATGGGGTAGCTCACTGACCACCCTGCAACTCCTGCTAGATCGTATAGGAGCTGGTTGTGTAGTGGTTGTGGAACCAGAGCGAAAGCTACGTGTCTTCAACTGCGTTGAGCTGACGGTGGAGCAGAAAATTATTATCGTGGAATGGCAGGCAACGCATGTGAACGATGTCTATGCCGATGCAGTTCTGGCCTGCATCATGCAATCGGAGCTAGGTGGCACCAATCTAAAAGGCGCCAGCAACCAGACCAAATCGGAGAATTCACGTTTCCGTGAGTGTCTCATTGAGACTTTGCAGGATACTTTTGGAGATAATTGTGTGCCAAAGCTATTTAAGGGCGATGTCCTGCCGGTTACAGTAAGCGGAAAACGAGCGGAAATCAATCTGGAATCCTTG GTTGTTCAGTGTACTGAAGATGATGTCCTTAGGCAAATGCTAAATACAACTGTCCAGAAGTTGCATCAGACTCTCGTCTCCGCCCTCTGA
- the LOC6651348 gene encoding cleavage stimulation factor subunit 2 tau variant translates to MMTDKVQDQSIMDKSMRSVFVGNIPYEATEEKLKEIFSEVGPVLSLKLVFDRESGKPKGFGFCEYKDQETALSAMRNLNGYEIGGRTLRVDNACTEKSRMEMQQLLQGPQVENPYGEPCEPEDAPELITKTVASLPPEQMYELMKQMKLCIVSNPSEARQMLMLNPQLAYALLQAMVVMRIVDPQQALGMLFKANQMPPVLGGNPHANPMYQQQSQPPPQQQQPPRDPGPVSGPNSGPNFNPMHSDIDLRMMGRNMDQDMRQVMPNPVPPPLMDPRTRGQMPPQQQGPPPGPAPYPSDPRQRPMDPRLRGSVAGPPQPQQPPPLPPQQIQPPTQQQQTAAQQLQSRLGAHGVLPSDASDQEKAALIMQVLQLSDEQIGQLPPEQRASILVLKEQIAKSTQR, encoded by the exons ATGATGACTGATAAAGTACAGGATCAGAGCATCATGGACAAGTCCATGAGGTCGGTGTTTGTTGGAAATATACCATACGAGGCAACGGAGGAAAAGCTGAAAGAGATTTTCAGCGAGGTTGGGCCGGTTCTATCTCTCAA ACTTGTATTTGACCGTGAGAGTGGCAAGCCCAAGGGATTCGGCTTCTGCGAGTACAAGGATCAGGAGACGGCACTAAGTGCCATGAGAAATCTCAATGGCTACGAGATCGGTGGCCGAACTTTACGTGTTGACAATGCCTGTACGGAAAAATCGCGCATGGAAATGCAACAGCTGCTCCAAGGCCCACAGGTTGAGAATCCCTACGGCGAGCCGTGTGAGCCCGAGGATGCGCCCGAATTGATAACCAAAACGGTAGCTTCGCTACCGCCGGAGCAAATGTACGAGTTAATGAAGCAGATGAAGCTGTGCATTGTCAGCAATCCGTCGGAGGCTCGTCAAATGCTTATGCTGAATCCTCAATTGGCTTACGCCCTGCTCCAAGCCATGGTGGTGATGCGCATTGTGGATCCACAGCAGGCTTTGGGCATGCTCTTCAAGGCAAATCAAATGCCTCCAGTTTTGGGTGGCAATCCGCATGCCAATCCAATGTATCAGCAGCAATCGCAACCTccgccgcagcagcagcagccccCAAGAGATCCAGGTCCTGTTTCTGGACCCAACTCTGGTCCTAACTTCAATCCCATGCACTCTGATATAGACTTGCGAATGATGGGCCGTAACATGGACCAGGATATGCGGCAAGTGATGCCTAATCCTGTGCCACCACCTCTAATGGATCCACGCACTCGTGGTCAGATGCCACCCCAGCAACAAGGTCCTCCCCCAGGACCGGCTCCTTATCCAAGCGATCCCAGACAACGGCCCATGGATCCACGTCTTCGTGGATCAGTTGCAGGTCCGCCGCAGCCTCAGCAGCCGCCACCACTGCCACCACAGCAAATTCAGCCGCCAACTCAGCAACAACAGACAGCAGCTCAGCAATTGCAGAGTCGTCTCGGTGCCCACGGAGTGCTGCCCTCCGATGCCTCCGACCAGGAGAAAGCGGCTCTTATTATGCAGGTGCTGCAGTTGTCCGATGAACAAATCGGACAGCTGCCACCCGAGCAACGCGCTAGCATATTGGTCCTCAAGGAGCAGATTGCCAAGAGCACTCAACGCTAG